The following coding sequences lie in one Cucurbita pepo subsp. pepo cultivar mu-cu-16 chromosome LG13, ASM280686v2, whole genome shotgun sequence genomic window:
- the LOC111808359 gene encoding heavy metal-associated isoprenylated plant protein 24 encodes MGVEGTWEYFSNLIYKHRKKKKQMQTVSLKVRMDCEGCGRKMKQIMSRVKGAKQVDVDVKQMKVTVTGYIEPKKVLKAAQATKKKVEMWPYVPVSLEPYPYISASYDKKAPPNMVRSVPNTATITETLVNENYVRMFSDDNPYACSIM; translated from the exons ATGGGAGTTGAAGGCACATGGGAGTACTTCTCCAATTTGATTTACAAGcacaggaagaagaagaagcagatgCAAACTGTATCTTTAAAGGTTCGAATGGACTGCGAGGGCTGCGGTCGGAAGATGAAGCAAATCATGTCTCGTGTAAAAG GGGCTAAGCAAGTGGACGTGGATGTGAAGCAGATGAAGGTGACAGTGACAGGCTACATAGAGCCAAAGAAGGTGCTGAAGGCAGCACAAGCAACGAAGAAGAAGGTGGAAATGTGGCCTTACGTTCCAGTTTCATTGGAGCCATATCCTTATATCTCAGCCTCATACGACAAGAAGGCTCCTCCAAACATGGTTCGGAGTGTTCCCAACACAGCCACCATTACAGAGACTCTTGTCAATGAAAACTATGTCCGAATGTTTAGTGATGACAATCCCTACGCTTGCTCTATCATGTAG
- the LOC111808266 gene encoding zinc finger CCCH domain-containing protein 15 homolog, producing MGAEEAAMEQEKLASRNPRTIPITETQFLSWKRQKDAEASAKRDETARKRADDIASGAVQMNGRELFLHQPWVFDNSQY from the exons ATGGGGGCAGAAGAAGCAGCCATGGAACAAGAGAAGCTCGCATCTCGGAATCCAAGGACGATTCCGATCACAGAGACTCAGTTCCTATCCTGGAAGAGGCAGAAG GATGCTGAGGCATCTGCAAAGAGAGATGAAACAGCAAGGAAGCGTGCGGATGATATAGCCTCAGGAGCAGTGCAAATGAATGGGCGAGAGCTTTTCTTGCACCAACCATGGGTTTTTGATAATTCTCAATATTGA